The following coding sequences are from one Photobacterium angustum window:
- a CDS encoding outer membrane beta-barrel protein, with protein sequence MKKILTPVAILVSTFAVTAAHAEAKVDYFAGVDAGVNFGAKQSKKTDRYTLNQKTKAAPVYGIHGGVTIDDHHRVTLGYNHSEQKLKEAVNKKHFDSISAAKNGVDTLKLQYDYVYNLTNNINITGGTHLGYQWYGKTKDTGKLSDKDRPKYNKHLDGMIYGLQTGIEYNIDQWTIGTELGYSWKDQNNYYGDRTKTKNSGEGTFLTSVSYHF encoded by the coding sequence ATGAAAAAAATTCTAACCCCTGTGGCAATCCTAGTTTCAACTTTTGCAGTCACAGCTGCCCATGCTGAAGCAAAGGTAGATTATTTTGCTGGTGTAGATGCTGGTGTAAATTTCGGTGCGAAACAGTCGAAGAAAACCGATCGATATACGCTAAATCAGAAAACTAAAGCTGCACCAGTTTATGGTATTCATGGCGGTGTTACGATTGATGATCATCACCGAGTTACACTAGGCTACAACCACAGCGAGCAAAAACTGAAAGAAGCAGTTAATAAAAAGCATTTTGATTCGATTTCAGCAGCTAAAAACGGTGTAGATACATTAAAATTGCAATATGATTATGTTTACAATCTAACAAACAATATTAATATTACAGGAGGTACTCACTTAGGATATCAGTGGTATGGCAAAACTAAGGATACAGGTAAATTATCTGATAAAGATCGTCCAAAATATAATAAACATTTGGATGGCATGATCTATGGTCTACAAACAGGTATTGAATATAATATTGACCAGTGGACAATCGGTACTGAATTAGGTTACTCATGGAAAGATCAAAATAATTACTACGGTGATCGTACAAAAACTAAGAATTCTGGTGAAGGAACCTTCTTAACAAGTGTTTCTTACCATTTTTAA
- a CDS encoding winged helix-turn-helix domain-containing protein has product MSTNYQINHVKFDSKKGLLSDSCQQHLLTYTESRLLTLLLERQNEIVSKEELKTFAWEHTVVTDSSLTKSIAKIRQSLSTYFPNDEIIATVPRVGYRLDLEQTSFAEDKLEHEVETSTVLPSENNVGYQAQKLPFKKSFFIIKQGLLVLSIALLAYSAFNLFRKLPNDYRKFLNNDYSAIDITNNGFTHRIIKPKSFIIPEKIKTILAEKKCNCIFMIDKVGDHYNFSYFNNDTKLGGSLILDEKHLTQELKKIEIEEI; this is encoded by the coding sequence ATGTCAACGAATTATCAAATAAATCATGTTAAATTTGATTCTAAAAAAGGTTTATTATCAGATAGTTGCCAACAACATCTTTTGACTTATACAGAGTCACGCTTATTGACACTGTTGCTTGAACGACAAAACGAGATTGTCTCAAAAGAAGAGTTAAAAACCTTTGCTTGGGAGCATACCGTTGTTACAGATTCTTCTTTAACAAAATCTATCGCGAAAATTCGCCAATCTCTTTCTACTTATTTCCCGAATGATGAAATCATTGCAACTGTTCCTCGTGTTGGCTATCGGCTTGACCTTGAACAAACAAGTTTTGCAGAAGATAAACTAGAACATGAAGTCGAGACTTCAACCGTTTTACCTAGCGAAAATAATGTTGGCTATCAAGCTCAAAAATTACCTTTTAAAAAATCATTTTTCATTATAAAGCAAGGGCTTTTAGTTTTATCTATAGCTCTACTCGCATATTCCGCGTTTAATCTATTTCGTAAATTACCAAATGACTATCGTAAATTCTTAAATAATGACTATAGTGCGATTGATATTACGAACAATGGTTTTACTCATAGAATAATAAAACCTAAAAGTTTCATTATTCCCGAAAAGATAAAAACTATACTTGCGGAAAAAAAGTGCAATTGTATTTTTATGATTGATAAAGTTGGTGATCATTACAACTTTTCATATTTTAATAATGATACTAAGTTGGGGGGAAGTTTAATTCTCGATGAAAAACACCTTACGCAAGAGCTCAAGAAAATAGAAATTGAGGAAATATAG
- a CDS encoding peptide MFS transporter produces MRRDSSTLLGHPKGLFLLFGTELWERFCFYGMRAILVLYLTSKTMDGGFGWTAKDALSLYATYTGLVYLTPLIGGWIADNFLGQRRCVMIGGVAMAAAQFVLALPNSVVGDSALHVFYAGLTLMIIGNGLFKANISTMVGDLYEEGDNRRDGAFTIFYMGINLGSLLAGIIAGTAVTIWGYKAGFATAGIGICIGLTLQMLFARRYLGNIGIEAAAKRDAAKNKSGKKEPLTKVERDRLKVIMVMGLFVIVFWAGFEQAGGLMNIYTQQYTDRIIGSFTVPTEWFQSLNPFFIITLAPVIASLWVKMGSKEPSSPIKFAAALFFLAIGFLFMVGAALEQGGDLTVKTSMLWLVGAYLFHTLGELCLSPIGLSMVTKLAPLRLCSLLMGVWFSFNALANYAAGIIGSHIGDAGALSIFGGIAIAATLSGLILIVFSGKLVDWMHGAEGQPTTAMKEAEATLAEAN; encoded by the coding sequence ATGAGAAGAGACTCTAGCACATTACTAGGACACCCTAAGGGGTTGTTCTTATTGTTTGGTACTGAACTATGGGAGCGATTTTGCTTTTATGGCATGCGCGCCATTCTTGTCCTTTATTTAACTTCAAAAACAATGGACGGTGGTTTTGGCTGGACAGCAAAAGATGCGCTAAGTCTTTACGCGACTTATACCGGACTTGTCTACCTTACTCCTTTAATCGGTGGTTGGATTGCCGATAACTTTTTAGGACAACGCCGTTGCGTCATGATAGGTGGTGTGGCAATGGCTGCAGCACAATTTGTACTTGCACTTCCTAACTCGGTTGTTGGGGATTCTGCATTGCATGTTTTTTATGCTGGCTTGACCTTGATGATCATCGGTAATGGTTTATTTAAAGCCAATATCTCCACTATGGTTGGTGATCTTTATGAGGAAGGTGATAACCGTCGTGATGGTGCATTTACCATTTTCTATATGGGTATCAATTTAGGTTCGCTACTTGCTGGTATTATTGCAGGTACAGCTGTAACAATCTGGGGTTATAAAGCAGGCTTTGCAACTGCAGGTATCGGTATCTGTATTGGTTTAACGCTTCAAATGTTATTTGCACGTCGTTACTTGGGTAATATTGGTATTGAAGCTGCGGCTAAACGTGATGCAGCAAAAAACAAATCAGGTAAAAAAGAGCCATTAACAAAAGTTGAACGTGATCGCTTAAAAGTTATCATGGTTATGGGTCTGTTCGTTATTGTCTTTTGGGCTGGCTTTGAACAAGCTGGTGGATTGATGAACATTTACACCCAACAGTATACAGATCGTATTATTGGTAGCTTTACTGTACCAACAGAGTGGTTCCAATCACTTAACCCGTTCTTCATTATTACTTTAGCGCCTGTTATCGCTTCATTATGGGTAAAAATGGGTTCGAAGGAGCCAAGCTCACCAATTAAATTTGCGGCTGCATTGTTCTTCCTAGCAATTGGCTTTCTATTCATGGTGGGAGCAGCGTTAGAACAAGGTGGTGATTTAACAGTAAAAACATCAATGCTATGGCTTGTAGGTGCGTATTTATTCCATACACTGGGTGAACTATGTCTATCACCAATTGGCTTATCGATGGTAACGAAACTTGCACCATTACGATTATGTTCACTACTAATGGGTGTGTGGTTCTCGTTTAACGCATTAGCGAACTATGCGGCGGGTATTATTGGTTCACATATTGGCGATGCCGGTGCGCTATCTATCTTTGGTGGTATCGCAATTGCTGCAACGCTATCAGGTCTTATTCTTATCGTGTTCTCAGGTAAGTTAGTTGACTGGATGCACGGTGCAGAAGGTCAACCAACGACTGCAATGAAAGAAGCGGAAGCTACACTTGCAGAAGCAAATTAA
- a CDS encoding electron transfer flavoprotein subunit alpha/FixB family protein, producing MKTANVLIIAEHDHQNISLATRKVVTAAASLRRFNSDLSIHILVVGFQCGCVAQQAAELTDIDKVLLVDDVCYQHGLAENVSKVIKDLASNYSHIFMSSSTSGKDLLPRVSAMLYIEQLSDVMEFTGLDSVVRPIYAGNATVEVKSCEVLMVATIRGASFEPCGLSEQHTEQEMLKIGHPLTHTRFVSMQTSNHERPDLTTARVVVAGGRGVASKDGFLLIEQLADTLHGAVGASRAAVDAGFVPNDYQVGQTGKIIAPDLYIAIGISGAIQHIAGIKDAKVIVAINSDPDASIFSYADYGLVGDLFELIPHFIQQCE from the coding sequence ATGAAGACAGCAAACGTTTTGATTATCGCAGAGCATGATCATCAGAATATCTCGTTAGCTACACGTAAAGTTGTCACTGCGGCTGCTTCATTACGGCGTTTTAACAGCGATTTAAGTATTCATATTCTTGTGGTTGGTTTTCAATGTGGGTGTGTTGCACAGCAGGCAGCAGAGTTAACCGATATTGATAAGGTGTTATTGGTGGATGATGTTTGTTATCAGCATGGTTTAGCAGAAAACGTCTCTAAGGTTATTAAGGATCTTGCATCGAACTATAGTCATATTTTTATGAGCAGTAGCACATCAGGTAAAGATCTATTACCGCGAGTATCTGCGATGTTGTATATAGAGCAATTATCCGATGTGATGGAATTTACTGGCTTAGATTCTGTAGTTCGTCCGATTTATGCCGGTAACGCAACGGTTGAGGTTAAGTCTTGTGAAGTTCTAATGGTAGCGACGATTCGTGGTGCCAGTTTCGAGCCTTGTGGGTTATCGGAGCAACACACCGAGCAAGAAATGTTAAAGATAGGTCACCCATTAACCCATACCCGATTTGTCAGTATGCAAACAAGTAACCATGAGCGACCAGATCTTACTACTGCACGTGTTGTGGTCGCAGGTGGGCGAGGTGTTGCAAGCAAAGATGGGTTTTTATTGATTGAGCAATTAGCAGACACCTTACATGGCGCGGTTGGCGCTTCTCGAGCAGCCGTGGATGCTGGATTCGTACCTAACGATTACCAAGTAGGGCAAACTGGGAAAATTATAGCTCCAGACCTTTATATTGCCATTGGGATTTCGGGGGCAATTCAACATATTGCCGGGATAAAAGATGCAAAAGTGATTGTTGCTATTAATAGCGATCCTGATGCGAGTATCTTTTCTTATGCCGACTATGGTTTAGTGGGGGACTTATTTGAACTAATACCTCATTTTATTCAACAATGTGAATAA